One region of Terricaulis silvestris genomic DNA includes:
- a CDS encoding MerR family transcriptional regulator, with translation MTVKADRTYTISQLAREFEVTPRALRFYEDKGLLMPRREGMNRVYSHRDRGKLQLILRGKRVGLSLIEIKEILDLYSIDQRAQAQTALKRYKARVVALEAQREDVEAAIEMLHGYIGQLEGFLAKPAAPNAMANARAFEQEAKKRLEDAH, from the coding sequence ATGACAGTCAAAGCCGATCGCACCTACACAATCTCCCAACTGGCCCGCGAATTCGAAGTCACGCCGCGCGCGCTTCGTTTCTATGAAGACAAAGGTCTCCTCATGCCGCGCCGCGAGGGCATGAACCGGGTTTACTCACACCGTGACCGCGGCAAGCTTCAACTCATCCTGCGCGGCAAGCGCGTCGGTCTCTCGCTGATCGAGATCAAAGAGATACTTGATCTCTACAGCATCGACCAACGCGCCCAGGCGCAAACCGCGCTGAAGCGCTACAAGGCGCGCGTCGTCGCGCTCGAAGCGCAACGCGAAGACGTTGAAGCCGCGATCGAGATGCTGCACGGCTATATCGGTCAGCTCGAAGGCTTTCTCGCCAAGCCTGCCGCGCCGAATGCGATGGCTAACGCGCGCGCCTTCGAGCAAGAAGCTAAGAAGCGTCTCGAAGACGCTCACTAA
- a CDS encoding SEL1-like repeat protein, translated as MSGAQSWSVKGIDPKVREAAREAAARQGMSLGEYLSHALAGNTPVGGTPTPTQTPPQPGRQRSTRYFGSADENTDDDWSIGGSTSRVTDPARLAQRIESIERRTQLAVTGLDRAVSTIDRSLLGLAARVEDAEAAATESADRIGDALDQFRAASDTLSGTHGEISSARERLEHQVSVAEEVARRAEAAASYLSNEMESRDSALKQTLSEARGVAEEAARQAAEASSDAVQELRRLQEQMSERLAETETSTRRAVETAIAEVRSETISETRGTREALLEEVVRLESEIAKRVGAVDTLKSEQSALIERIERAEAGSRESTAGLRQAAGAAIADLRNAQLTLSARVKQVEDIAGASGAIDLSDLRHAQTDIAERLGSLETKHAGSPVTDALAAFEARLAAVEHGGGSNVDGAVKTLDVSLQRLSERIAETESTANTAIRTLEETVSSLGARVEQGTGAVETEAVRAMLEHRLDGMAQDVAHMVGEARTELAGQLQAAMEGVAGEGLEGALADVNRRLAAAERRQAQTIEAISLEIRRMSETVDKRLRTVESRNDDAAGAAVREELSKMATTLEKRFDDIERREAGAFDRMGLEIGRLSERLEERVGAVEGRSAQAIEQVGEQVARMADRFNQRQDILARDLGERMLDSEERAGQRVTEAINSIMQRLAEVEEHSAEAIMPVQKAVSSVASKLERIQSGHDAEPLAAPMDSIPTPSRRSNDFDFPSFDEPSSEPYVSPMAAAQPVRAAPLAPSSTAPQLRQTENEHDVYFAEEIDDLLEDDLVVGNEADVPFTPPEYRPIELSPDTDLLIDDPFLDDVAAVTPPPEDDDPFWSPNAEVSVDAATPLASAPATFDATTDFDDGADFGDLPDLDAELHDTLHGEAQALDLTPASEAAPAPVGKNDYLANARKAAQAQAQTKPAKPGKEPKAAKLPKQPKAERESARVETPKLSLRGSSRIILWGAASLVALAIVGGAKYISERNDNAGTAEPQPAAEPTAAPMNQSDPNAPYGAAPDPFAEAPAEGLAPVTGANGEAAVAANDAPVTPIVAGPLPARASVSLEQAATSGNLTAQYELALQRIAAGRPQEGVTMLRRAADRGFAMAQYRLAKLYERGEGVQADLAVARQWTERAAASGNRRAMHDLGVYFARGEGAPLDEAAAFRWFRQAAELGVADSQYNLGVLYQQGRGVNASASEALFWFLVAARQGDQDAGARATALEGQLQRNQVEQARARAQAFRPRAASAVANGEFGQRAWATRPAT; from the coding sequence ATGAGCGGCGCGCAAAGCTGGAGCGTAAAGGGCATCGACCCAAAGGTGCGAGAAGCCGCGCGTGAAGCTGCGGCGCGCCAGGGCATGAGCCTCGGCGAATATCTCTCGCACGCGCTCGCGGGGAACACGCCTGTCGGTGGAACACCGACGCCAACGCAAACACCGCCGCAGCCGGGGCGTCAGCGCTCGACACGCTATTTCGGCTCCGCGGATGAAAACACGGATGACGATTGGAGCATTGGCGGCTCGACGTCGCGCGTAACGGATCCCGCGCGCTTGGCGCAGCGGATTGAATCGATCGAGCGCCGCACGCAACTCGCGGTGACCGGTTTGGATCGCGCGGTTTCGACGATCGATCGCTCGCTGCTTGGATTGGCCGCACGCGTTGAAGACGCGGAAGCGGCGGCGACGGAGAGCGCTGATCGTATCGGCGACGCGCTGGATCAGTTCCGTGCGGCGAGCGACACGCTCTCCGGCACGCATGGCGAAATCTCAAGTGCGCGTGAGCGGTTGGAGCATCAGGTCTCGGTGGCCGAGGAAGTGGCGCGTCGCGCGGAAGCGGCTGCGTCCTATCTTAGCAACGAAATGGAAAGCCGCGACAGCGCGCTGAAGCAGACATTGTCTGAAGCGCGCGGCGTTGCGGAAGAAGCGGCGCGGCAAGCGGCCGAAGCGTCGTCCGATGCGGTGCAAGAATTGCGCCGTTTGCAAGAGCAGATGAGCGAACGCTTGGCGGAGACGGAAACGTCGACGCGGCGTGCGGTGGAAACCGCCATTGCGGAAGTACGCTCGGAAACCATCAGCGAGACGCGCGGTACGCGCGAGGCGCTGCTGGAAGAAGTGGTTCGGCTGGAAAGCGAGATCGCCAAGCGCGTTGGCGCCGTCGATACACTGAAGAGCGAACAATCGGCTTTGATCGAGCGCATCGAACGCGCGGAAGCAGGTTCGCGCGAAAGCACGGCGGGCTTGCGGCAAGCTGCGGGTGCGGCGATTGCCGATCTGCGCAACGCGCAGCTGACGCTTTCGGCGCGGGTGAAGCAGGTTGAAGATATCGCTGGCGCGTCGGGCGCGATCGATCTCAGCGATTTGCGCCACGCGCAGACGGATATCGCCGAACGCTTGGGTTCGCTGGAAACCAAGCACGCCGGCAGCCCGGTGACGGATGCGCTGGCGGCGTTTGAGGCGCGGCTGGCGGCTGTCGAGCATGGCGGCGGCTCGAATGTTGATGGTGCGGTGAAGACGCTGGATGTGTCGCTGCAGCGTTTGAGCGAACGTATTGCGGAAACGGAATCCACGGCCAACACGGCGATCCGCACACTAGAAGAGACGGTGTCGTCGCTCGGCGCGCGCGTTGAGCAAGGCACTGGCGCAGTTGAGACAGAAGCTGTGCGCGCGATGCTGGAGCATCGGCTCGACGGCATGGCGCAAGACGTCGCGCACATGGTTGGCGAAGCGCGCACCGAACTGGCTGGTCAGCTGCAAGCAGCGATGGAAGGCGTTGCGGGCGAAGGGCTAGAAGGCGCGCTGGCGGATGTGAATCGCCGCCTCGCGGCGGCTGAACGTCGCCAAGCGCAGACGATCGAGGCGATCTCGTTGGAAATCCGGCGCATGTCGGAGACGGTCGACAAGCGATTGCGTACGGTGGAGTCGCGCAATGACGACGCCGCGGGCGCGGCGGTGCGCGAAGAGCTGTCCAAGATGGCAACGACGCTGGAGAAGCGCTTCGACGACATCGAACGCCGCGAAGCTGGCGCGTTCGACCGCATGGGCCTGGAAATCGGCCGCCTGTCGGAGCGCCTGGAAGAGCGTGTTGGCGCCGTTGAGGGCCGCAGCGCGCAAGCGATCGAGCAAGTGGGCGAGCAAGTCGCGCGCATGGCCGACCGCTTCAACCAGCGCCAAGACATCCTGGCGCGCGATCTGGGCGAGCGCATGCTCGACAGCGAAGAGCGCGCGGGCCAACGCGTCACCGAAGCGATCAACTCGATCATGCAGCGCCTGGCGGAGGTGGAAGAACACTCCGCCGAAGCGATCATGCCGGTGCAGAAGGCGGTTTCGAGCGTCGCTTCCAAGCTGGAGCGGATCCAGAGCGGACATGACGCGGAGCCGCTGGCCGCGCCGATGGATTCGATCCCGACGCCGTCGCGCCGCTCAAACGATTTTGATTTCCCGAGCTTCGATGAGCCTTCATCCGAGCCGTACGTGTCGCCTATGGCGGCGGCCCAGCCGGTGCGCGCGGCGCCGCTGGCGCCCTCCTCGACCGCGCCGCAGCTGCGCCAAACGGAAAACGAACACGACGTCTATTTCGCCGAAGAGATCGACGATCTGCTGGAAGACGATCTCGTGGTCGGCAACGAAGCCGACGTGCCGTTCACGCCGCCGGAGTATAGGCCAATCGAGTTGTCGCCGGACACCGATCTCCTGATCGACGACCCGTTCCTGGACGATGTCGCCGCGGTGACGCCGCCGCCGGAAGATGATGATCCATTCTGGTCTCCGAATGCGGAAGTGAGTGTCGATGCGGCGACGCCGTTGGCGAGCGCGCCGGCGACTTTTGACGCAACAACCGATTTCGATGACGGCGCTGACTTCGGCGACCTGCCGGATCTCGACGCCGAGTTGCACGATACGTTGCACGGCGAAGCGCAGGCGCTCGATCTGACACCGGCGTCCGAAGCCGCGCCGGCGCCAGTGGGCAAGAACGACTACCTCGCCAACGCCCGCAAGGCCGCGCAGGCGCAAGCGCAAACGAAGCCTGCAAAGCCCGGCAAGGAGCCGAAGGCGGCAAAGCTGCCCAAGCAGCCGAAGGCTGAGCGTGAAAGCGCGCGCGTGGAAACGCCGAAGCTCAGCCTGCGTGGGTCGAGCCGCATCATTCTGTGGGGCGCGGCAAGCTTGGTCGCGCTCGCAATTGTTGGCGGCGCGAAATACATCAGCGAACGCAACGACAATGCGGGCACGGCTGAACCACAGCCGGCCGCTGAGCCGACAGCGGCGCCGATGAATCAATCCGATCCGAATGCGCCTTATGGCGCGGCGCCCGATCCGTTCGCGGAAGCGCCGGCTGAGGGCTTGGCGCCGGTGACAGGCGCGAACGGCGAAGCGGCAGTGGCGGCCAACGACGCACCGGTGACGCCGATCGTGGCGGGACCGCTGCCGGCGCGTGCATCGGTGTCGCTTGAGCAAGCGGCGACATCGGGCAATCTGACAGCGCAGTACGAACTGGCGCTGCAAAGGATCGCTGCGGGCCGTCCGCAAGAGGGCGTCACCATGCTCCGCCGCGCGGCGGATCGTGGGTTCGCGATGGCGCAGTATCGCTTGGCCAAGCTTTATGAGCGCGGCGAAGGCGTGCAGGCCGATCTCGCGGTGGCGCGTCAATGGACCGAGCGCGCGGCCGCTTCGGGCAACCGGCGCGCCATGCATGATCTCGGTGTCTATTTCGCCCGCGGCGAAGGCGCTCCGCTGGATGAAGCGGCGGCGTTCCGCTGGTTCCGTCAGGCGGCGGAGCTGGGCGTCGCGGACAGCCAGTACAATCTTGGTGTCCTCTACCAGCAGGGCCGTGGCGTGAATGCGAGCGCGTCCGAGGCGCTGTTCTGGTTCTTGGTCGCGGCGCGTCAGGGTGATCAGGACGCCGGCGCACGGGCGACGGCGCTGGAAGGCCAGCTGCAGCGGAACCAAGTCGAGCAAGCGCGGGCGCGGGCGCAGGCCTTCCGTCCGCGGGCCGCGAGTGCTGTGGCGAACGGCGAGTTCGGCCAGCGGGCTTGGGCGACGCGGCCAGCGACTTAA
- a CDS encoding endonuclease domain-containing protein translates to MRRGEARSRQFARRLRKEMTEAEVVLWTFLRKRALNGHKFRRQHPIGPYIADFACVSERLVLEVDGATHWTPEELAHDAKRTAFLENAGWRVVRVTNLDVFENMDGVWQTIAQRLPPPAASPPASPASGGRNWSEA, encoded by the coding sequence ATGAGAAGAGGCGAAGCACGCTCGCGCCAATTCGCCCGTCGTCTCCGCAAGGAGATGACGGAAGCCGAAGTCGTGCTTTGGACATTCCTCCGCAAGCGGGCGCTGAACGGCCACAAGTTTCGCCGGCAACACCCGATCGGTCCGTACATCGCCGACTTCGCCTGCGTCAGCGAGCGCCTAGTGCTCGAAGTCGACGGCGCAACGCACTGGACGCCGGAAGAGCTAGCGCACGACGCCAAGCGAACAGCATTTCTGGAGAACGCCGGCTGGCGCGTCGTCCGTGTCACGAACCTCGACGTGTTCGAGAACATGGATGGCGTTTGGCAAACAATCGCGCAGCGGTTGCCCCCTCCGGCGGCTTCGCCGCCTGCCTCCCCCGCAAGCGGGGGAAGAAACTGGAGCGAGGCATGA
- a CDS encoding alpha-hydroxy-acid oxidizing protein translates to MNDTPRQYGPETQGATYLRGLGGAVPEVPTNFLTLEAKAKEKMSPEAWAYTAGGAGLESAMDANRAAFQRTQIIPRMLKGAAQRNLTTEMFGIKAAGPIMTCPIGVLEMMHPEADLAVARATAALNVPMIISSQASFSMEEIAKAHGDAPRFFQLYWGKSDAIAESFVKRAEAIGCKAIFITLDTVILGWRPRDLNIGYSPFLRGQGIAQYTSDPAFRALLPQTPEENPQAAAFQFTQTFGDAGLDWARIAKIRSWTKLPVVLKGIMRADDAAKTVSEGYDGILVSNHGGRQVDGGIGTFDALPGVVAAAKGKIPVMIDSGIRCGADIFKALALGATAVGIGRPYVYGLAIAGQAGAQAVLEYLLAELDVTMALNGCASPQEIGPELLALGKS, encoded by the coding sequence ATGAACGACACGCCGCGTCAGTACGGACCCGAAACGCAAGGCGCTACATATCTGCGCGGACTGGGCGGCGCCGTGCCCGAGGTCCCGACGAATTTCCTCACGCTCGAAGCCAAAGCCAAAGAGAAAATGTCGCCCGAGGCGTGGGCGTACACGGCTGGCGGCGCTGGTTTGGAGTCCGCAATGGACGCCAATCGCGCCGCATTTCAACGCACGCAGATCATCCCGCGCATGCTGAAAGGCGCGGCGCAACGTAATCTCACAACCGAAATGTTCGGCATTAAAGCCGCCGGCCCGATCATGACGTGCCCGATCGGCGTGTTGGAAATGATGCACCCCGAGGCCGATCTCGCAGTCGCGCGCGCCACCGCCGCGCTCAACGTGCCGATGATCATTTCGTCTCAGGCATCATTTTCGATGGAGGAGATCGCCAAAGCGCACGGCGACGCGCCGCGTTTCTTCCAGCTCTACTGGGGCAAGTCCGACGCTATCGCCGAATCCTTCGTGAAGCGGGCGGAGGCGATCGGCTGCAAAGCTATCTTCATCACGCTCGACACCGTCATCCTCGGCTGGCGCCCGCGCGACCTGAACATCGGCTACTCGCCGTTCCTCCGCGGGCAAGGCATCGCACAATATACGTCCGATCCCGCGTTCCGCGCTTTGCTGCCGCAGACGCCGGAGGAAAATCCACAAGCCGCCGCGTTCCAATTCACTCAGACGTTCGGTGATGCCGGCCTCGATTGGGCGCGCATCGCCAAGATCAGATCGTGGACGAAACTACCCGTCGTCCTCAAAGGCATCATGCGCGCCGACGACGCTGCGAAGACCGTCAGCGAAGGCTATGACGGCATCTTGGTGAGCAACCACGGCGGCCGCCAGGTCGATGGCGGCATCGGCACGTTCGACGCGCTGCCGGGCGTCGTCGCCGCCGCCAAGGGCAAGATCCCTGTCATGATCGACAGCGGTATCCGCTGCGGCGCCGACATCTTCAAAGCCCTGGCCCTCGGCGCGACGGCCGTCGGCATCGGCCGTCCATATGTCTACGGCCTTGCCATCGCTGGGCAGGCCGGCGCACAAGCGGTATTGGAATACCTGTTAGCCGAGCTTGATGTCACCATGGCGCTGAACGGTTGCGCCAGCCCTCAAGAAATAGGCCCGGAATTACTGGCACTTGGAAAGAGTTAA
- a CDS encoding acyl-CoA dehydrogenase C-terminal domain-containing protein, with translation MPSYTAPLREYRFLLKDVLDIERYSNLPGFSDAPMDLIDQVLEEGAKFCEGVLAPLNKVGDEHGCKRRDDGSVETPPGFKEAYKQFTDGGWSALSSDPNYGGQGMPHVVAMAWSEMCSSANMAFTMYPGLSHGAYAAIHHHGSDEQKQTYLPKLVSGEWTGTMNLTEPHCGTDLGMLRTKAIPQADGSYRITGQKIFISAGEHDLAPNIIHLVLARIEGAPQGTKGISLFIVPKFVLDKDGNPDTRNGVVCGKIEEKMGIHGNSTCVLNYDDATGYLVGVENKGLQGMFVMMNVARLGVGLQGLSQSEVAYQNGVAYAKDRLQGRSITGAKNPNGPADPIIVHPDIRRMLMDAKAFNEAARAFAFWTALYGDLLTNSPDEKVREKADDYMGLMTPVIKSYLTDKGYANATNCQQIFGGHGYIEEHGMSQFVRDARIAMIYEGANGIQALDLVGRKLGANGGRALFAFFKEIDEWCEANEADAELKSFTDALRSTKAQMQDGAMWLMQNGMSNFDNAGAASHDFLNLFGITALTYMWALQAKAALAAKKNGGAADPYYDTKLATGRYFLARMTPDAGAHLAKLKSGADPVMALSAEQF, from the coding sequence ATGCCGAGTTATACGGCGCCGCTGCGCGAGTACCGCTTTCTCCTGAAAGACGTGCTCGACATCGAGCGATACTCCAACCTGCCCGGCTTCTCCGATGCGCCGATGGACCTGATCGATCAGGTCCTCGAGGAAGGCGCCAAGTTCTGCGAAGGCGTGCTCGCGCCGCTGAACAAGGTTGGCGACGAACACGGCTGCAAGCGCCGCGACGACGGCTCGGTCGAAACACCGCCGGGCTTCAAGGAAGCCTACAAGCAATTCACCGACGGCGGCTGGTCGGCGCTCTCAAGCGATCCGAACTATGGCGGGCAGGGCATGCCCCACGTTGTCGCCATGGCTTGGAGCGAGATGTGCTCGAGCGCCAACATGGCCTTCACCATGTACCCCGGCCTCAGCCACGGCGCCTACGCCGCCATCCATCACCACGGCAGCGACGAGCAAAAGCAAACCTATTTGCCGAAGCTCGTCAGCGGCGAATGGACCGGCACCATGAATTTGACGGAGCCGCACTGCGGCACTGATCTGGGCATGTTGCGCACCAAAGCCATCCCGCAAGCCGATGGCAGCTATCGCATCACCGGTCAGAAGATTTTCATCTCTGCCGGCGAACACGATCTCGCGCCGAACATCATCCATCTTGTGCTCGCGCGCATCGAAGGCGCGCCGCAAGGCACCAAGGGCATCTCGCTTTTCATCGTGCCGAAGTTCGTCCTCGACAAGGACGGAAACCCGGACACGCGCAACGGCGTCGTCTGCGGCAAGATCGAAGAAAAGATGGGCATTCACGGCAATTCGACGTGCGTGCTCAACTATGACGACGCGACCGGGTATCTCGTCGGCGTGGAGAACAAGGGTCTCCAGGGCATGTTCGTGATGATGAACGTCGCCCGCCTTGGCGTTGGCCTTCAAGGCTTGAGCCAATCGGAAGTCGCGTATCAAAACGGCGTCGCCTACGCCAAGGATCGCCTGCAGGGCCGCTCCATCACCGGCGCGAAAAATCCGAATGGCCCCGCCGATCCAATCATCGTCCATCCGGACATCCGCCGCATGTTGATGGACGCCAAGGCGTTCAACGAAGCCGCGCGCGCTTTCGCCTTCTGGACCGCGCTCTACGGCGATCTGCTCACCAACTCGCCCGACGAAAAAGTGCGCGAGAAGGCCGACGACTACATGGGCCTGATGACGCCGGTCATCAAAAGCTATTTGACCGACAAGGGCTACGCCAACGCCACCAATTGCCAGCAAATCTTCGGCGGCCACGGCTACATCGAGGAGCACGGCATGTCGCAATTCGTGCGCGATGCCCGTATCGCCATGATCTACGAAGGCGCCAACGGCATCCAGGCGCTCGATCTGGTCGGCCGCAAGCTCGGCGCCAATGGCGGCCGCGCTCTGTTCGCGTTCTTCAAGGAGATCGACGAATGGTGCGAAGCCAACGAAGCCGACGCTGAGCTGAAGTCCTTCACTGACGCACTGCGCTCAACCAAAGCCCAGATGCAAGACGGCGCCATGTGGCTGATGCAAAACGGCATGTCGAACTTCGACAACGCGGGCGCTGCCTCCCACGATTTCCTCAATCTCTTCGGCATCACCGCGCTCACTTATATGTGGGCGCTGCAAGCCAAAGCCGCACTCGCCGCCAAGAAGAACGGCGGCGCCGCCGATCCGTACTACGACACCAAGCTCGCCACCGGCCGCTACTTCCTCGCTCGCATGACGCCGGACGCTGGCGCACACTTGGCGAAGCTGAAGTCCGGCGCCGACCCGGTGATGGCGCTCAGCGCGGAGCAGTTCTGA
- a CDS encoding acetyl-CoA C-acetyltransferase, with protein MAEAYIYDAVRTPRGKGKANGSLHEQTSLQLATQVLEALRDRNNLDTSKVDDVVMGVLSPIGEQGGNLPRIAVLNAGYAETVAGIQVERFCASGLEACNIAAAKVKSGEAELAIGGGCESMSRVPMGSTGGSWATDPSIAMKSYFTPQGVSADAIATKYGFSRTDLDTFAVQSQQRAARAWKEGRFKKSIVPVKDQLGLTLLDRDEFMRPETTLQSLGALEPSFKTQGEVMPGFNAVIQQRYPEIEKIDHVHHAGNSSGIVDGAAGVLIGSKEMGEQLGLKPRARILGGASIGSEPSIMLTGPEFVTQKLMKKLGLTKQDIDLWELNEAFAAVVLRWVQALDLDMEKVNVNGGAIAMGHPIGATGAMILGTMVDELERADKERALITLCIGAGMGTATVIERVN; from the coding sequence ATGGCTGAAGCCTATATCTATGACGCGGTTCGCACGCCGCGCGGCAAAGGCAAAGCAAACGGCTCACTGCACGAGCAAACGTCGCTGCAATTGGCGACGCAAGTGCTCGAAGCCCTCCGCGACCGCAACAATCTCGACACCTCGAAGGTCGATGACGTCGTCATGGGCGTGCTGTCGCCGATCGGCGAGCAAGGCGGCAACCTTCCGCGCATCGCCGTGCTGAACGCTGGTTACGCCGAAACCGTCGCCGGCATTCAGGTCGAGCGCTTCTGCGCCTCGGGCTTGGAAGCCTGCAACATCGCCGCCGCGAAAGTGAAATCCGGCGAAGCCGAACTCGCCATCGGCGGCGGCTGCGAGTCCATGAGCCGCGTGCCGATGGGCTCGACCGGCGGCTCCTGGGCCACTGACCCATCGATCGCGATGAAATCCTACTTCACCCCGCAAGGCGTCTCCGCTGACGCCATCGCCACCAAGTACGGCTTCTCGCGCACCGATCTCGACACCTTCGCGGTGCAAAGCCAGCAACGTGCCGCGCGCGCGTGGAAAGAAGGCCGCTTCAAGAAGTCGATCGTGCCGGTGAAAGACCAGCTCGGTCTCACGCTGCTCGACCGCGACGAATTCATGCGCCCGGAAACCACGCTGCAATCGCTCGGCGCGCTTGAGCCCAGCTTCAAGACGCAGGGCGAAGTGATGCCTGGTTTCAATGCTGTCATTCAGCAGCGCTATCCGGAAATCGAAAAGATCGATCACGTCCACCACGCCGGCAATTCGTCCGGCATCGTCGATGGCGCCGCGGGCGTTCTGATCGGCTCGAAGGAAATGGGCGAGCAACTCGGCCTGAAGCCGCGGGCGCGCATTCTCGGCGGCGCGTCGATCGGCTCCGAGCCTTCGATCATGCTCACGGGTCCGGAGTTCGTGACGCAAAAGCTGATGAAGAAGCTCGGCCTCACCAAGCAGGACATCGACCTTTGGGAGCTCAACGAAGCTTTCGCCGCGGTCGTGCTGCGCTGGGTGCAAGCGCTCGATCTCGACATGGAGAAGGTCAACGTCAATGGCGGCGCCATCGCGATGGGTCACCCCATCGGCGCAACTGGCGCAATGATCCTCGGCACCATGGTCGATGAACTCGAACGCGCCGACAAGGAACGCGCGCTCATCACGCTCTGCATCGGCGCCGGCATGGGCACCGCAACCGTGATCGAACGGGTGAACTGA
- a CDS encoding OsmC family protein, with translation MTNYTATVIWERGDAVFTDGQYSRAHEISFDGGVTMPGSSSPHVVKLPLSREDAVDPEEMLVASLSTCHMLFVLDFARRAGYVIDSYVDVAEGVMGKDDRGRMAVTQVRLNPEISWSGAKQPTPEEVRELHHKSHEACFIANSFRGDIAIAGGEAN, from the coding sequence ATGACCAACTATACCGCCACCGTTATCTGGGAACGCGGCGACGCCGTCTTCACCGACGGCCAATACTCGCGCGCCCACGAAATCTCGTTCGACGGCGGCGTCACCATGCCGGGCTCATCCTCACCGCATGTCGTCAAGCTTCCGCTCTCACGCGAAGACGCGGTCGATCCCGAAGAAATGCTCGTGGCGTCGCTCTCGACGTGCCACATGCTGTTCGTGCTCGATTTCGCGCGCCGCGCTGGATACGTGATCGACTCCTACGTCGACGTCGCCGAAGGCGTCATGGGCAAGGACGATCGCGGCCGCATGGCCGTCACCCAAGTGAGACTCAACCCGGAAATCTCCTGGAGCGGTGCCAAGCAGCCGACCCCGGAAGAAGTCCGCGAGCTGCATCACAAGTCGCACGAAGCCTGTTTCATCGCCAATTCCTTCCGCGGCGACATCGCCATTGCGGGTGGAGAGGCGAACTAA